The DNA region GTTGAGAAAGTCGCACACGTGCCGCACCGACTTGGCCATACATATGCGGATGTCGAAGGTGTCCACAATGGGCTGTCGGAAGTACTCCTTCATGCCCTCTTTGTGCAGCGTGGTAAGGTCAACACCGTGGAACGCCGACTGGTACCAAAAGTTGGCCTTGTTGTATTGCTCCGAGTAGAGCGATTCGTCCGAAAAGGGCGCGATGTGCAAGTCGCCGTGCGTGGGGTACATCTTTCCTTGCGGCTTCAGCCACTTTCTGGCGTGCAGATACGTCTCCAACATGCGCTCGTTGTACAGCATATAACCCATGGGCTCTGATATGATAACGTCCACTTTCTCGGGCAACTCGATCTCCTCGATCTTTCCCGGTATCACAGAGATCTTGTGCTGCACATTGTTGGACTCAACCAGCTGCTGGGCGTACTGGGCCATGTTGGAAGCCTCAATGGCGTACACCTTGGCAGCTCCCGCCTGCACGGCAAAGAAGGATAGAATGCCCGAGCCAGCGCCCACATCCAGGACGATCTTGTCCTGGAAATCCACCGCATTGCCCAAAATGGCTCGCTGGTACGTGCTCGTCCTTACATAATCCTGCATCATGTTCTGCTGCTGGCTGAGGTAGCCGTAGAACTGGAAGTACTGCGAGGCGGACGACTCCTCAGTGCGTTGCGAGAACACGGACTTGGGTCTCAAGTGCTTCACGTTCTCCACCACCTTGCGGAAGAGCTGCTGGTCCTGATCGCTGGCGAACCTCAGCACGAGATTGTCGGCGTCCAGGGAAACGGCATAGCTACGTCGTCCCATTTGGGCGGCATCCGTATCGGCGGCTATCATGTACTCCTTGAGCACGTGGCTCTGGTCATCATCTGGTGGAAAGATTTGCGATGTTAGAGGCGGTTTGTAATGGCAGGCTCTGTGCTCTTCCTTACCTGACACAACACGGAGCACCACTCCCTGGGAATCGTAGCTGCAGAGCAGCGTGCAGCTGCCCTTGTATTTGTTGGTAAACTCCAGCTTCTGCTCGTCGGCAATCGAGCTGATTACCACGCCGCTAAATTGGCAATTGCTCAGCGGAGAAacggaggcggcggtggccaGTTTTCGGGCCTCCTCGGGTCGCAGGCTGGACATGTTGGCTGGCTTTTTGGAGGGCAAAGAGGCGAAGGAGCAGAGCAGGACCACTGGCGTCTCTTTTTTTCCCTTGTTAATTGACAAAGTAGGCCTCGctatacacacgcacacacatacacaaggagcacacgcacgcacacaaagACGCAGatgcagacagacagacgcGCAATTTTTTCTATCTGCAAAATTTTCCACCACACAAAAAATGGCTGGTGACTCGGGCAGCTGGATTGATTGGCGCTATTAACAATAATGCGCGCTGCTTTTCAACTCGGACGATTGCTCAAAATCGATCGCTCTTGTTGATTTCGTATTGATTTCACACGGAAcgtgcgttttttttttgcaaaaagtGCTAGAGCTGGAACAAATAGTTGAGGCTAGAGGTGGGACCAAGCCCGATGCTTTTCGATAGGATTAGTGCTGCCCATTACCTTAAGACTAATCGATTCTTCAGCTTAGCGGGAATTACAAGATAATGGTTTTCAGGGAAACTTatattattttggaaaatacACCTTATGTTTTCACTTTGAAATATAACttaagtaaaatattttggaGACAACAAATTTAGAACGCTTTTATGTGGTTACTTAAGTGAATGAAACCTAGGTTGAGAACTCTGATATGCTTCTATCAGAGCCTCGAACCTATTGTGGTGGCGTAGTTGGCAATGCGAGTACAAAAAAAACGGTCGCTTGCAATGAAAATTAGGTACATAAACTGGATATCTTAGTAAATTTTGGGATAACtttttaacataaaatgtacaattatttaatatttgtttaaattgaatGAGACTTAAATATGATTTGGGTTTGGTTAGCTTTTCGGATTCGTACCAATACTGAATCTAGGTACATACATTCAAGTAAACTTGGCATCACTGAGACATCCTTCTAATCaattttgcaactttttgGTGGCATTGCAGAAAGGACGCTCATCGCTCCGCGAATGATGACTgtgaggacgaggaggagttCTACTACGAGGAtgccgacgacgacgacgagcaGGTGAAGCCCAGTCTGGCCTCCGAGCCGACGCTGAGTCACCGGGACATGGCGCGTCCGCCGCACGAGGATCCCGAGTACCAGAAGCAGATTGTGGGCAACTTCAAGTGGGTTTACTTAGTGCAcggtatatgtatatatatttaatgacACTATCTTGTTTCGATCTTGCAGGCAAGGACGCGCCGGTAGCCACTATAACCACCTAGCGCAGTCGCACGGACGCACCGTCAGTGGCAGCAACATCCCGAGcacccaccagcagcagctgcagaacAACAACACTAGCTGCATCCCCACTTCGCACCTGGCCCACCACAACTACACATGCCCGGCGGCGACGGCGACAGTGGGCAGCTACACCACCTCCACGGGGACGGGGCCGGTGGCGGCCAGTTCATCAGGCTCGCCGCTCGGCAAGCACGCTCGCTCGTCGTCCACCCGTCCGACCCACTCGGTAGCGCCATATCCATCGCCGACGTACgtccatcagcagcagcagcaccaccaacacaCGCACCACCACAACTAcgccggcagcagcagcaacagcagcagcagcagcagtccaGTGatccacagcaacagcagtgcCAACAacatgctgcagcagctggagcagcaaaACGTCACAGTGACGGCGCACCAcagtcagcagcagcagcagcagcagcaactgcagcagcagcaacaccaccagcaacaacacagccaccaacagcagcagcaacatctccTGTCCAGTGTGACGATCACGCCCAATTTCCATCCggcgcaacagcagcagccgcaccaccaccaaccGATGCGCGgacaccagcagcaacatccacaGACAACTGCCGGCAACCTGGTTGCCCAAAACAACACCAACCACAGCAACGGAAGCAACGGCAGCAATccgctgcaacagcaacagcatatGGCGCAACAGGTGGCCGTCAAGCATACGCCCCATTCGCCCGGCAAGAGGACGCGGGGCGAGAACAAGAAGTGCCGCAAGGTGTACGGCATGGAGAAGCGCGACCAGTGGTGCACCCAGTGCCGGTGGAAGAAGGCGTGCAGCCGCTTCGGCGACTGAAAGCGACAGAAGTCGTCGACGGAGGCG from Drosophila santomea strain STO CAGO 1482 chromosome 3R, Prin_Dsan_1.1, whole genome shotgun sequence includes:
- the LOC120452657 gene encoding histone-arginine methyltransferase CARMER, whose translation is MSSLRPEEARKLATAASVSPLSNCQFSGVVISSIADEQKLEFTNKYKGSCTLLCSYDSQGVVLRVVSDDDQSHVLKEYMIAADTDAAQMGRRSYAVSLDADNLVLRFASDQDQQLFRKVVENVKHLRPKSVFSQRTEESSASQYFQFYGYLSQQQNMMQDYVRTSTYQRAILGNAVDFQDKIVLDVGAGSGILSFFAVQAGAAKVYAIEASNMAQYAQQLVESNNVQHKISVIPGKIEEIELPEKVDVIISEPMGYMLYNERMLETYLHARKWLKPQGKMYPTHGDLHIAPFSDESLYSEQYNKANFWYQSAFHGVDLTTLHKEGMKEYFRQPIVDTFDIRICMAKSVRHVCDFLNDKEDDLHLISIPLEFQILQTGICHGLAFWFDVEFSGSSQNVWLSTSPTAPLTHWYQVRCLLPMPIFIKQGQTLTGRVLLEANRRQSYDVTIDLHIEGTLISSSNTLDLKNPYFRYTGAPVQAPPGTSTQSPSEQYWTQVDTQGSRNSSSMLNGGLSVNGIGDGMDITHGLMHPH
- the LOC120452656 gene encoding zinc finger protein 704 isoform X2; this encodes MSGERRRTTTHSIEVPSQLTAQHNPRKRPPSDHQDYSNYEETCRAAEILSSMKLQGPHGSMADKCSSPGSSSSASWSSGSPSPPLSDDGHAHHSPHNMMSPHDAANARIRTTSVSTSDEGIVIDFKEERKKKSKKFRCVYRGCAGLVADLNTVMRHIRKTHLGKDAHRSANDDCEDEEEFYYEDADDDDEQVKPSLASEPTLSHRDMARPPHEDPEYQKQIVGNFKQGRAGSHYNHLAQSHGRTVSGSNIPSTHQQQLQNNNTSCIPTSHLAHHNYTCPAATATVGSYTTSTGTGPVAASSSGSPLGKHARSSSTRPTHSVAPYPSPTYVHQQQQHHQHTHHHNYAGSSSNSSSSSSPVIHSNSSANNMLQQLEQQNVTVTAHHSQQQQQQQQLQQQQHHQQQHSHQQQQQHLLSSVTITPNFHPAQQQQPHHHQPMRGHQQQHPQTTAGNLVAQNNTNHSNGSNGSNPLQQQQHMAQQVAVKHTPHSPGKRTRGENKKCRKVYGMEKRDQWCTQCRWKKACSRFGD